One Tolypothrix bouteillei VB521301 DNA window includes the following coding sequences:
- a CDS encoding response regulator produces the protein MVFASMFIPHGHCYLWQPELVGLHIISDGLTAIAYYSIPVTLTYIVEKRRDIPYNWIFLLFGAFIVLCGTTHILEIWTLWHPNYWLSGFTKAITALVSLYTAVMLVRLVPQALVIPSSAQFEEVKNEIAERQRVEAELHKAKETAEAANRAKSRFLASMSHELRTPLNSILGFTQIMHRDTSFSPQYKEYINIINRSGQHLLELINDVLEMSKIEAGRVKLSIATFDLYRLIDTLEEMLHLKAVSKQLTLTFDCASSVPQYISTDESKLRQILLNLLSNAIKFTESGSVTLRVRLGTGDWQLGTRGNREQMTQSIPNRPSGISYVQGTRSANKDATRTQFPKEGNPPEPSYQSLLFEVIDTGPGIDPTEMNLLFEAFEQTSIGKKTAEGTGLGLPISRFFVNLMGGEMTVRSVVGDGSVFAFNIQVEVPQITQVQNELFQKRVKSLTPNHPVYRLLIVDDTWEHRQLLKSLLKPLGFEVREAENGQQGIEIWESWKPHLIFMDMRMPIVNGYEATQRIKATPLGQATVIIALTANAFNDDRSLTLSAGCDDFIRKPFQEEEIFDKLAKHLGVSYVYFDCAPVGQTSQKRYNTLSLSKQDLAVMPEQWIQQLYEAASGGSDERVLQLIAKIPTEHATLIDTLQELTSDFHFDEIVKAITQE, from the coding sequence ATGGTATTCGCGTCAATGTTTATTCCCCACGGACACTGCTATCTTTGGCAACCAGAGTTAGTGGGATTGCATATTATTTCAGATGGTCTTACGGCAATAGCTTATTACTCTATTCCTGTCACGTTAACTTACATTGTTGAAAAGAGGCGCGACATTCCTTATAACTGGATTTTCCTCTTATTTGGAGCTTTTATTGTTTTATGTGGCACAACCCATATCTTGGAAATTTGGACACTTTGGCATCCCAACTACTGGTTATCTGGCTTCACTAAAGCAATTACTGCCTTGGTTTCCCTGTATACAGCTGTAATGCTAGTCAGATTAGTGCCACAAGCGTTAGTAATTCCCAGTTCTGCTCAATTTGAAGAAGTCAAAAATGAAATAGCGGAACGTCAACGGGTAGAAGCGGAGTTACATAAGGCAAAAGAAACTGCTGAGGCTGCCAATCGTGCCAAAAGTCGGTTTTTGGCTTCTATGAGTCACGAGCTACGCACCCCTCTTAACAGTATATTGGGTTTTACCCAAATTATGCATCGAGATACCTCTTTTTCTCCACAGTACAAGGAGTATATCAATATTATTAATCGTAGCGGTCAGCACTTGCTGGAATTAATCAACGATGTGTTGGAGATGTCGAAGATTGAAGCAGGGAGGGTGAAGCTGAGTATTGCTACTTTCGATCTCTATCGCCTTATAGATACCTTGGAAGAAATGCTGCATCTTAAAGCTGTATCCAAGCAACTAACATTAACTTTTGATTGTGCATCCTCAGTACCGCAGTATATCAGTACAGATGAAAGCAAATTGCGCCAAATTTTACTGAACTTGCTCAGTAATGCCATCAAGTTTACAGAAAGTGGTAGTGTGACGTTACGCGTCAGGTTGGGGACAGGCGACTGGCAACTGGGGACAAGGGGCAATAGGGAACAAATGACCCAGTCAATCCCCAATCGCCCTTCGGGTATCTCCTATGTGCAAGGCACACGCTCCGCGAACAAAGACGCTACGCGAACTCAGTTCCCTAAAGAAGGAAACCCTCCAGAACCATCTTATCAATCCCTTCTTTTTGAAGTGATAGATACAGGTCCCGGTATCGATCCTACAGAAATGAATTTACTGTTTGAAGCTTTTGAACAGACATCTATTGGTAAAAAAACAGCAGAAGGTACGGGATTGGGACTACCTATCAGTCGCTTTTTCGTCAATCTTATGGGTGGTGAGATGACCGTTAGGAGTGTTGTAGGTGACGGGAGCGTATTTGCTTTTAATATTCAGGTTGAAGTACCGCAAATAACACAGGTACAAAATGAATTATTCCAAAAACGGGTAAAGAGCCTTACTCCCAATCACCCAGTTTATAGATTGCTCATTGTGGATGACACTTGGGAACATCGTCAACTCCTAAAATCGCTCCTCAAACCTCTGGGCTTTGAGGTAAGGGAAGCAGAAAACGGTCAACAAGGTATAGAAATCTGGGAAAGTTGGAAACCTCACCTGATTTTTATGGATATGCGAATGCCCATCGTGAATGGTTATGAAGCCACACAACGTATCAAAGCCACCCCTTTAGGACAAGCCACCGTGATTATTGCTCTCACAGCAAATGCATTCAACGATGACCGATCGCTAACCCTATCTGCTGGCTGCGATGATTTTATCCGCAAGCCATTTCAGGAGGAAGAAATTTTTGATAAGCTTGCCAAACACTTAGGTGTCAGCTACGTCTACTTTGATTGTGCCCCTGTTGGTCAAACATCACAGAAACGCTATAACACTTTAAGCTTAAGCAAACAAGATTTAGCGGTGATGCCCGAACAATGGATACAACAGTTATATGAAGCAGCCTCTGGCGGTAGTGATGAACGTGTTTTACAGTTGATAGCTAAAATTCCAACAGAACACGCTACTCTCATCGATACTCTTCAAGAACTGACAAGCGACTTTCACTTTGACGAAATTGTTAAAGCAATAACACAGGAGTAG
- the uvsE gene encoding UV DNA damage repair endonuclease UvsE: protein MSAVQESKSQSRIADHHSSNARQLPKTEQDDAGFPPVAAATASPRLGLVCITFSKDVRYRTITRTRYLELPENQRETALKVIYRENLQRLDFALTFCVRNSIHLYRMPSGLFPMSDLEDEVGATVLQNMSADLAKIGQRAERVGIRMVLHPDQYVVLSSDSPQIVASSIKILARHARTLDMLGLPRSSWSLMNIHGGKSQRADRLIGVISELPENIKNRLTLENDENAYSSSEILEVCQQAGIPLVFDAHHHICHENLETYDHPSVAEIFYAARATWANPNWQLVHISNGEEAFNDRKHSEYITAMPSVYSEAPWIEVEAKRKEEAIAHLRAWWLVGE, encoded by the coding sequence ATGTCAGCAGTGCAGGAATCAAAATCCCAATCGCGGATTGCAGATCATCACTCGTCTAATGCACGGCAATTGCCAAAAACCGAGCAGGATGATGCAGGGTTTCCCCCCGTTGCAGCAGCAACTGCTTCTCCACGCTTAGGGCTTGTTTGCATAACATTTTCTAAAGATGTTCGTTACCGAACTATAACGCGAACCCGCTACTTAGAACTTCCAGAAAATCAGCGTGAAACTGCTCTTAAGGTCATTTATCGAGAAAACCTACAACGTTTGGATTTTGCATTAACTTTCTGCGTGCGAAACTCAATTCATCTTTACCGCATGCCATCCGGCTTATTCCCCATGAGCGATCTAGAAGATGAAGTTGGTGCAACTGTCTTGCAAAACATGAGTGCAGATTTAGCCAAAATTGGACAAAGGGCAGAAAGAGTCGGCATTAGAATGGTGTTGCATCCAGATCAATATGTAGTCTTAAGTTCCGATTCACCGCAAATCGTGGCATCCAGTATCAAAATTTTAGCTCGTCATGCCCGCACGCTAGATATGCTGGGGTTACCACGTTCTTCTTGGTCGCTGATGAACATTCATGGTGGAAAATCTCAACGTGCAGATCGACTTATAGGGGTGATTTCAGAATTGCCAGAAAATATCAAAAACCGCTTAACTTTGGAAAACGACGAAAACGCATACAGTTCAAGTGAAATATTGGAAGTTTGCCAACAAGCTGGTATTCCACTTGTGTTTGATGCCCACCACCATATTTGTCATGAAAATTTAGAAACATATGACCACCCGAGTGTTGCTGAAATATTTTACGCTGCACGAGCAACTTGGGCTAATCCCAATTGGCAGTTAGTTCATATTTCTAATGGTGAAGAAGCATTCAACGATAGAAAACACAGTGAGTACATCACGGCAATGCCAAGTGTATACAGTGAAGCTCCTTGGATAGAGGTTGAAGCCAAACGCAAGGAAGAAGCGATAGCCCATTTGCGTGCTTGGTGGCTTGTGGGAGAATAA
- a CDS encoding L,D-transpeptidase, which yields MKSVISPVWVRPLKLLASTVLALNVSVAASGEVLAQSKSQVIKQQIQTLQQSTQRWIQVKLSEQKLVAWEGNKPVYAIVVSTGKKSTPTRTGVFKIQSKYKSTRMKGSDYDVPNVPHTMYYSGGYAIHGAYWHRRFGTPVSHGCVNLAPNHAKWLFKWASIGTPVVVQK from the coding sequence ATGAAAAGTGTAATCTCTCCTGTTTGGGTACGCCCCTTGAAGTTACTTGCCAGTACAGTATTGGCCCTAAATGTTTCTGTTGCTGCATCAGGTGAGGTTTTAGCGCAATCAAAATCTCAAGTTATCAAACAGCAAATACAAACGTTACAACAATCCACGCAGCGTTGGATTCAGGTTAAGCTTTCAGAACAAAAGTTAGTTGCTTGGGAAGGAAACAAACCTGTCTACGCAATTGTCGTTTCGACGGGTAAAAAATCCACTCCAACACGCACTGGTGTTTTTAAAATTCAATCCAAGTATAAGTCAACCCGGATGAAGGGTAGCGACTATGATGTTCCCAATGTTCCACACACGATGTACTATAGTGGGGGATATGCCATTCATGGAGCATACTGGCATCGTAGATTCGGAACTCCAGTCAGTCACGGATGCGTCAATTTAGCACCCAATCACGCTAAGTGGTTATTTAAATGGGCGTCTATAGGGACACCAGTAGTCGTGCAGAAGTAG
- a CDS encoding hemerythrin domain-containing protein yields MTQAKTKDILALIEIEHRQIEQLFAKVEQAEKIEIYNYFNQIYKALNLHTRTEEIVFYPAMQEYQETRKYIQEAEEEHEEANLLLEKIKNLKPTDSEFNVKINKLKEAVQHHVEEEESEIFSAVRKCMKEEQLVKLGQEFLRVKEKIAADVETAMTI; encoded by the coding sequence ATGACCCAAGCCAAAACAAAGGATATTCTTGCATTAATTGAAATAGAACACCGTCAGATAGAACAGCTTTTTGCTAAAGTAGAGCAAGCTGAAAAGATTGAAATATATAATTATTTCAATCAAATCTACAAAGCGCTGAACTTACATACCAGAACTGAGGAAATTGTTTTTTATCCCGCAATGCAGGAATATCAAGAAACGAGGAAGTATATTCAAGAAGCTGAAGAAGAACATGAAGAAGCCAATTTGCTTTTAGAGAAAATTAAGAATCTTAAACCAACAGATTCAGAGTTCAACGTAAAAATAAATAAACTTAAAGAAGCAGTTCAGCACCACGTAGAAGAGGAAGAAAGCGAAATCTTTAGTGCTGTCCGAAAGTGTATGAAAGAAGAACAACTGGTTAAGTTGGGTCAGGAGTTTCTACGAGTCAAAGAAAAAATTGCAGCGGATGTTGAAACTGCAATGACTATTTAA
- a CDS encoding DUF760 domain-containing protein, which yields MNNLSDLNPEYFGSEVSNGNLLWQYVQSMSPETIAQLSKPSSPEVLQAMERTIITMLGGLPSEHFNVTITTSRDNLGKLLAAAMMNGYFLRNAENRMVFEKALQTADARSED from the coding sequence ATGAATAATCTGTCAGACCTTAACCCAGAATATTTTGGTAGTGAAGTGTCAAATGGAAACTTGTTGTGGCAATACGTTCAATCTATGAGCCCGGAAACCATTGCCCAACTTTCTAAACCTTCATCTCCCGAAGTGCTTCAAGCAATGGAACGCACGATTATCACTATGTTGGGAGGTTTGCCTTCAGAACACTTCAATGTCACTATTACAACGAGTCGCGATAACCTTGGAAAGCTTCTTGCGGCTGCAATGATGAACGGTTACTTTCTACGTAACGCTGAAAATCGTATGGTCTTTGAAAAGGCTTTACAAACCGCAGATGCTCGCTCAGAAGACTAG
- a CDS encoding threonine dehydratase, which yields MSRLIQIFQNTFIRFEAFFGFLLRSLLNFFSSIKNFFARLFGFSNSQYFLEPDTAQGIKRSTSEQSKIEESKPAQINETQTKIRPRRPNPQMDYFLNMARDVKKS from the coding sequence ATGTCACGTTTAATACAAATCTTTCAAAATACCTTTATTCGCTTTGAAGCCTTTTTCGGATTTCTTCTGAGAAGTCTCTTGAACTTCTTTAGCAGCATCAAGAATTTTTTTGCTAGGCTGTTCGGATTTTCCAATTCTCAATATTTCTTAGAACCCGATACAGCACAGGGGATAAAACGCAGTACGAGCGAGCAATCAAAAATAGAAGAATCCAAACCCGCACAAATAAACGAAACACAAACCAAAATTCGTCCTCGTCGCCCCAATCCTCAGATGGATTACTTTCTTAACATGGCTCGCGATGTGAAGAAAAGTTAG
- a CDS encoding Hsp70 family protein, with product MAIAIDFGTSNTVIARWNPVTQSPETITLPGLSIQQSLNPPLIPSLVYVEDASKGQVLVGQQVRDRGLDLKNEPRFFRSFKRGIGADIQGFLPELDGQIITFEQVGQWFLSQVLEQLSSLEGGIDSLMLTVPVDSFETYRHWLGKVCEALPVEQVRMLDEPTAAALGYGMTDQDILLVVDFGGGTLDLSIVQLDKTVQATQKPLGFILKWGNKSLAEDSKQKVKTARVLAKAGQNLGGTDIDRWLLDYFAKTQEIPISPLTTRLAEKIKIQLSTQTQASEVYFNDETFESYDLELNREILENILQENSFFERLDESMTSLLQQARRQGIEVSDINAVLLVGGTVQLPVVQTWVKQYFAPEKIRCERPFEAIAQGALQLAQGVELKDFLYHSYGVRYWDRRNNRHNWHPIIKAGQPYPMAQPVELVLGASVENQPSIELIMGELGAETGGTEVYFDGDRLITRRLNGSQSSVKALNDKDGARTIAQLTPPGHPGSDRIKILFLVDEQRFLRITVEDLLSNEILLEKQLVAQLS from the coding sequence ATGGCAATAGCAATCGATTTTGGTACTAGTAACACGGTTATTGCTCGTTGGAACCCCGTTACCCAAAGCCCAGAAACTATCACCCTACCCGGTTTATCGATTCAACAAAGTCTCAATCCTCCTTTGATTCCTAGCTTGGTGTATGTTGAAGATGCTTCAAAGGGGCAAGTTTTAGTAGGGCAACAGGTGCGCGATCGCGGTCTGGATCTGAAAAACGAACCGCGATTTTTCCGCAGTTTCAAGCGCGGTATCGGTGCAGATATTCAAGGATTCTTACCGGAATTAGATGGGCAAATCATTACCTTTGAACAAGTGGGGCAATGGTTTCTTTCTCAAGTGCTTGAACAATTGTCATCCCTCGAAGGAGGGATAGATTCTTTGATGTTAACTGTACCTGTTGATAGCTTTGAAACATACCGTCACTGGTTGGGAAAAGTCTGTGAAGCCCTTCCTGTAGAGCAAGTGCGAATGCTAGATGAACCTACCGCTGCTGCTTTAGGTTATGGCATGACAGACCAAGACATTCTTTTGGTTGTTGACTTTGGCGGTGGAACCTTAGATTTATCAATAGTTCAATTGGATAAAACCGTACAAGCGACTCAAAAGCCTTTAGGATTTATACTGAAGTGGGGTAATAAGTCTTTAGCAGAAGATTCAAAGCAAAAGGTAAAAACGGCTCGTGTCTTGGCAAAAGCCGGACAAAATTTAGGCGGGACAGATATCGACCGTTGGTTGCTGGATTACTTTGCTAAAACTCAAGAAATACCAATCAGCCCTTTAACAACTCGATTGGCGGAAAAGATAAAGATTCAACTCTCAACTCAAACCCAAGCGAGCGAAGTTTATTTCAACGATGAAACGTTTGAGAGTTATGACTTGGAACTCAATCGCGAGATTTTGGAAAATATTCTTCAAGAAAATTCCTTTTTTGAACGACTTGATGAGTCTATGACTTCTTTGTTGCAACAAGCGCGACGCCAAGGAATAGAAGTTTCAGATATCAATGCTGTGTTATTGGTTGGCGGAACAGTACAGTTACCTGTAGTTCAAACATGGGTGAAACAGTATTTTGCTCCAGAAAAAATTCGGTGCGAACGTCCTTTTGAGGCGATCGCCCAAGGAGCTTTACAGCTTGCTCAAGGTGTAGAACTCAAAGATTTTCTCTACCACAGTTATGGTGTTCGCTATTGGGATCGCCGTAATAACCGTCATAACTGGCATCCTATTATTAAGGCTGGACAACCGTATCCAATGGCGCAGCCTGTGGAGTTGGTTTTAGGTGCTTCCGTGGAGAATCAGCCCAGTATTGAGTTGATTATGGGTGAATTAGGTGCAGAAACGGGTGGTACAGAAGTTTATTTTGATGGCGATCGCCTGATTACTCGTCGTCTAAATGGCTCCCAAAGCAGTGTCAAAGCTCTCAACGATAAAGACGGTGCAAGAACTATTGCTCAACTGACACCACCAGGACATCCGGGGAGCGATCGCATCAAAATTCTTTTTTTAGTTGACGAGCAGCGCTTTTTACGGATTACTGTTGAAGATTTGTTAAGCAATGAAATACTTTTGGAAAAACAACTTGTTGCACAATTGAGTTAG
- a CDS encoding nuclear transport factor 2 family protein codes for MTIEAVISSYFVNFAEMNPESWIENFTEDAVSYDPVGHPPTKIREGFRDFIGQLRATFEKLEAKTEHIFIAGNEAAVKWTMQGVAKSGKSVTFEGITVFEVNEAGKIQTTRAYWNPAALVAQLRS; via the coding sequence ATGACTATCGAAGCCGTTATATCTTCCTATTTTGTTAATTTTGCAGAGATGAACCCAGAAAGCTGGATAGAGAACTTTACAGAGGATGCTGTAAGTTACGATCCAGTCGGACATCCACCAACAAAAATCCGTGAAGGGTTTCGAGATTTTATTGGACAGTTGCGAGCAACCTTTGAAAAGCTAGAAGCAAAAACAGAGCACATTTTTATTGCAGGAAATGAAGCAGCTGTTAAATGGACTATGCAAGGAGTCGCAAAGAGTGGTAAGTCAGTCACTTTTGAAGGTATCACAGTGTTTGAAGTTAATGAAGCTGGCAAAATTCAAACAACTCGTGCTTATTGGAATCCAGCAGCGTTAGTAGCACAACTGCGTTCCTAA
- a CDS encoding S8 family peptidase, with protein sequence MRHEKLSPGLLIAFEDYQREGQEALTPQIRTLSIVPPRNTLKPTRSVVFLYCDEQADLSSLLDYGIEVNQNRGSVRTAFLPIDSLDALSEDPAIQRIKPSRKLKLRMDIAKSAVRVPEFIKKNSNLSGQGVIIGVIDTGIDPKHPAFEGRILRIWDQVLSGPGVAEGKYGAELTGSLLTVSQDTNGHGTHVTGIAAGHDVTYGGIAPQAELVIVKSDLDEGHIADGIRYIFRVAREMGRPAVINLSLGGHYDAHDGTDSLSKIIDAETGPGRIICCAAGNEGNDNIHGQAIVPAGKQHTMRFNVPLNQTSIALLNGWYSSKGQLEVSVRSPNGFVTPFQHIITEGNYTQEHTLKDARVQIATPGPDPFNGDYNVVVQIRGSGKGNFSQPVPGGNWQLRFNNTSSHDIRVDFWTLDGSVLFTGNSVVDSVKIGSPGCATSAITVASYTTKANYTDIDNQLQEMGFQLNDISDFSSEGPLRNDAQKPDVAAPGAMIVSALSSSANCDRTSIINSKFVAMMGTSMAAPFVTGLIALLLQRDPHLDTTAIKDILRKNSSIPGKPPGSFDNKWGFGLVNTENL encoded by the coding sequence ATGAGGCACGAAAAACTATCTCCGGGCCTGTTGATAGCATTTGAAGATTATCAACGAGAAGGACAAGAAGCGTTAACTCCACAAATACGAACGCTGAGTATAGTTCCCCCTAGAAATACCCTCAAACCTACCCGCAGCGTCGTTTTTCTTTATTGTGACGAACAAGCAGATCTCAGTTCGTTGTTAGACTACGGCATTGAAGTCAACCAAAATAGAGGAAGTGTTCGCACCGCTTTTTTACCCATAGACAGTTTAGACGCGCTATCTGAAGATCCTGCCATCCAACGCATTAAGCCCTCGCGCAAACTTAAACTGCGGATGGATATTGCAAAGAGCGCTGTACGGGTACCGGAGTTTATCAAGAAAAATAGCAATCTCAGCGGTCAGGGAGTGATTATCGGTGTGATAGACACTGGTATCGATCCAAAACACCCTGCTTTTGAAGGACGTATCTTAAGGATTTGGGATCAGGTGTTGTCCGGACCTGGAGTTGCTGAAGGTAAATATGGGGCGGAGTTAACGGGTTCGCTGCTGACCGTTTCTCAAGATACAAACGGTCATGGAACTCATGTTACTGGTATCGCAGCTGGTCATGATGTTACCTATGGAGGGATAGCACCACAGGCAGAATTGGTGATTGTGAAAAGCGATTTAGATGAAGGTCACATTGCTGATGGAATTCGATATATTTTCCGAGTAGCCCGAGAAATGGGACGTCCTGCAGTTATTAATTTAAGTTTGGGTGGGCATTATGATGCTCACGATGGCACTGACTCATTATCAAAAATTATTGATGCTGAAACTGGTCCCGGTCGAATCATTTGTTGTGCGGCGGGTAATGAGGGGAACGACAACATTCACGGTCAGGCGATCGTACCTGCGGGTAAACAACATACCATGCGTTTTAATGTTCCATTAAACCAGACGAGTATCGCGTTATTAAATGGCTGGTACTCCAGTAAGGGTCAGTTAGAGGTTTCCGTCCGCAGCCCCAATGGTTTTGTGACTCCTTTCCAACACATCATTACCGAAGGCAATTACACTCAAGAACACACTCTTAAAGATGCACGAGTACAAATAGCGACACCAGGGCCAGATCCTTTTAATGGTGACTATAATGTAGTCGTACAAATTCGGGGTTCCGGTAAGGGCAATTTTAGCCAACCCGTACCGGGAGGTAATTGGCAGTTACGGTTTAACAACACTTCCTCCCACGATATACGAGTTGACTTTTGGACTTTGGATGGCTCCGTGTTATTTACTGGCAACAGCGTTGTAGATTCTGTAAAAATTGGCTCTCCCGGTTGCGCGACCAGTGCAATTACAGTAGCTTCCTATACAACTAAAGCGAATTATACTGATATTGATAACCAATTACAAGAAATGGGCTTTCAGTTGAATGACATTTCCGATTTTAGCAGTGAGGGACCGCTAAGGAATGATGCCCAAAAGCCTGATGTTGCTGCACCAGGAGCAATGATTGTTTCTGCCCTGTCTTCTAGCGCTAACTGCGATCGCACTAGCATAATTAACAGCAAGTTTGTAGCAATGATGGGTACAAGCATGGCAGCACCCTTTGTCACTGGGCTGATAGCACTGCTTTTACAACGCGACCCCCACCTAGATACAACTGCCATTAAAGATATACTGCGAAAAAATAGCTCAATTCCAGGAAAACCCCCAGGAAGTTTTGATAACAAATGGGGCTTTGGATTGGTTAACACAGAAAATCTTTAG
- a CDS encoding WD40 repeat domain-containing protein yields the protein MIMILQSMFSKKVLAGLGITSIVSIMGLTWAKFPLQSKISVSSVQHTLRTNISVTLKGHTAWIYAIAISPDGKILASGSYDGTIKIWNLQAGTGKLLFTIAAHADTIKSLAISSDGTTLASGSWDNQIKLWNLKTGKIIRTLSGHSDDVESVTFSPDGKTVISGSWDKTIALWNVETGKVIRILNQKDFVRAIAVSPDGQLLISGTENGKITIWELSTGKLKTTLNSHNKYVSAIAFSPNGKTFASVSQDRTIKLWSTQTETLQQTLTGHNSAILSVAFNTDGQTLATSGYDRNIRLWNVQTGQISNTLTGHEKAVWSVVFRPKTKMLVSASADETVRIWQFPLVQESRHKAESRKSF from the coding sequence ATGATTATGATTTTACAATCTATGTTTTCTAAAAAAGTGTTAGCAGGGTTAGGAATCACCAGTATAGTCTCTATTATGGGTTTAACTTGGGCAAAATTTCCTTTGCAATCAAAAATATCTGTTTCATCAGTTCAACATACACTGAGGACGAATATTTCCGTCACTCTTAAAGGTCATACAGCTTGGATTTATGCAATTGCAATTAGCCCTGATGGCAAGATCTTAGCCAGTGGCAGTTATGACGGTACTATTAAAATTTGGAATTTGCAAGCAGGTACGGGCAAATTACTTTTTACCATCGCCGCTCATGCTGATACCATTAAATCCCTAGCTATTAGTTCTGATGGTACTACCCTCGCTAGTGGTAGCTGGGATAACCAGATTAAGTTATGGAATCTCAAAACCGGCAAAATAATTCGTACTCTCTCAGGTCATTCAGATGATGTTGAATCTGTTACATTTAGCCCGGATGGAAAAACTGTCATCAGTGGCAGTTGGGATAAAACGATCGCATTATGGAATGTAGAAACTGGAAAAGTCATTCGGATCTTGAACCAGAAAGATTTTGTCAGAGCGATCGCCGTCAGCCCTGATGGACAGCTTCTTATAAGCGGTACGGAAAATGGAAAAATTACAATCTGGGAACTTTCAACGGGGAAGTTAAAAACAACCTTGAATTCTCATAATAAATACGTGTCTGCGATCGCCTTTAGCCCGAATGGAAAAACGTTTGCCAGTGTGAGTCAAGACCGGACAATTAAGTTGTGGAGTACTCAAACAGAGACACTGCAACAGACACTCACCGGACATAATAGCGCAATCTTGTCAGTTGCTTTTAACACAGATGGACAGACTCTTGCAACTAGTGGCTATGACCGGAACATTAGGTTGTGGAATGTCCAAACCGGACAGATATCAAATACCCTCACAGGACATGAGAAAGCAGTCTGGTCTGTTGTTTTTCGTCCCAAAACCAAAATGCTTGTCAGTGCTAGTGCGGATGAAACTGTTAGAATTTGGCAATTTCCACTAGTACAAGAAAGTAGACACAAAGCAGAAAGCAGAAAAAGTTTTTGA